A single Numenius arquata chromosome 1, bNumArq3.hap1.1, whole genome shotgun sequence DNA region contains:
- the LOC141479447 gene encoding interferon-induced GTP-binding protein Mx-like — MPKNQQAMNSKSAMPKISERTKPTFPASPSFQPSSEAFGIPLPPESEDECFLVSQNTIQGKPNYELKKQYYGEQDEQAEEHALYNQYEEKIRPCIDLIDSLRALGIEKDLALPAIAVIGDQSSGKSSVLEALSGIALPRGNGIVTRCPLELKLKRIPATQAWKGKMRYRNTSIDLQDASEVEKAIREAQNVVAGTRGAISGELISLEIWSPDVPDLTLIDLPGIARVAVGDQPKDIGEQIKMLLRRTIGCKETLNLVVVPCNVDIATTEALKMAQEVDPSGERTLGILTKPDLVDRGTEESIIKILQNQVVPLKKGYMIVKCRGQQDIHNKLALAAAIQQERKFFESHKYFSILLEEKRATIPHLAEKLTNELVRHIIKTLPTLENQIREVLQKTLHDLQRYRRGTPTTESERLIFLTDLIKLFNQDISQVIRGEEQLFGNEIRLFTKIRREFRTWEMILLECAAKVKKSVPSKAWKYEDQYRGREFPGFTNYRTFEDIIKEQIIELEEPAIEILNNVIGLVVEKFVELTKRHFANFHNLNRAAKVRIEDIRDKQAAEAERHIRNQFKMERIVYCQDDAYISDLRSVKQQNATKAGNEKEFQVGTVSNQEPSFVEEMVCHTKAYFNGASKRLCNQIPLIILSSAVYDFGDNLQTTMLHLLQERDKLSHLLQEDSEAAKHRSYLSQRVTRLTKACQYLRDFTVS; from the exons ATGCCAAAAAATCAGCAAGCCATGAACAGTAAGAGTGCAATGCCCAAAATTTCTGAAAGAACCAAACCTACTTTTCCTGCATCACCTTCATTCCAACCATCTTCAGAAGCTTTTGGAATACCTCTCCCACCAGAGTCGGAAGATGAATGTTTTCTGGTGTCACAGAACACGATTCAGGGAAAACCTAACTATGAGCTGAAGAAACAATATTACGGAGAACAGGATGAG CAGGCAGAAGAACATGCCTTGTACAATCAGTATGAGGAAAAGATCCGACCCTGCATTGATCTCATCGACAGCCTGAGAGCTCTCGGAATAGAAAAAGACCTGGCTTTGCCTGCGATTGCAGTGATTGGAGACcagagctctgggaaaagctcTGTCCTAGAAGCCCTGTCTGGTATTGCTCTTCCTAGGGGCAATG GTATTGTTACTCGATGCCCCTTGGAACTTAAACTGAAAAGAATACCCGCTACCCAGGCATGGAAAGGGAAAATGCGTTACCGCAACACCAGCATAGACCTCCAGGATGCCTCTGAGGTGGAGAAAGCAATAAGAGAAG CCCAGAATGTCGTGGCTGGTACTAGAGGTGCCATTAGTGGAGAACTAATTTCCCTAGAAATTTGGTCCCCAGATGTGCCAGATCTGACACTAATTGATCTTCCTGGAATTGCCAGAGTGGCTGTGGGGGATCAGCCAAAAGACATTGGGGAACAG ATCAAAATGCTCCTTAGAAGAACTATTGGCTGCAAAGAGACACTCAATTTGGTAGTGGTGCCATGTAATGTGGATATTGCAACAACGGAAGCACTGAAAATGGCTCAAGAGGTGGACCCCAGTGGAGAAAGGACACTAG GGATCCTCACAAAACCCGACCTGGTGGACAGAGGAACCGAAGAGTCTATCATTAAAATACTACAAAACCAAGTTGTTCCCCTCAAAAAAGGTTACATGATTGTGAAGTGTCGTGGACAGCAGGACATCCACAACAAACTGGCCTTGGCTGCTGCAATccagcaggaaagaaaattctTCGAGAGTCACAAATATTTCAG cattcttctggaagaaaaaagggCTACTATCCCTCATCTGGCAGAGAAGCTCACAAATGAACTTGTGAGACATATTATT AAAACTTTGCCAACGCTAGAGAATCAAATACGTGAGGTGCTTCAAAAAACATTACATGATCTACAAAGGTATAGAAGAGGCACACCCACAACAGAGTCTGAGAGACTGATTTTCCTCACAGAT TTGATCAAACTCTTCAATCAAGACATCTCTCAGGTAATACGTGGAGAGGAACAGTTGTTTGGAAATGAAATCAGACTTTTTACAAAAATCCGCAGAGAGTTTCGAACGTGGGAAATGATTCTCCTAGAGTGTGCTGCAAAGG ttaaaaaaagTGTGCCCAGTAAAGCGTGGAAATATGAAGACCAGTATCGTGGACGGGAGTTCCCAGGCTTTACCAATTACAGAACATTTGAGGACATCATAAAGGAGCAAATCATAGAACTGGAGGAACCAGCCATTGAGATATTGAACAATGTGATTG GCCTCGTTGTTGAGAAATTTGTGGAGCTCACTAAAAGGCATTTTGCTAATTTCCACAATCTAAACAGAGCTGCTAAG gtCAGAATTGAAGACATTCGAGACAAACAAGCAGCAGAGGCTGAAAGGCACATCCGGAACCAGTTTAAAATGGAGAGAATCGTATACTGCCAGGATGATGCTTACATAAGTGATTTACGCTCTGTTAAGCAACAAAATGCTACCAAAGCTGGCAATGAGAAAGAGTTTCAGGTTGGAACTGTTTCAAATCAAGAGCCCTCCTTTGTCGAGGAAATGGTTTGTCACACGAAGGCCTATTTCAAT GGAGCAAGTAAACGCCTCTGCAATCAGATACCACTGATCATCCTGTCTTCTGCCGTTTATGACTTCGGGGATAACTTACAGACGACAATGTTGCATCTTTTGCAAGAAAGAGACAAGTTAAGCCACCTCCTTCAGGAGGACAGTGAAGCTGCTAAACATCGGAGCTACCTCAGTCAACGAGTTACTCGTCTCACTAAAGCCTGCCAATACCTGAGAGACTTCACCGTGTCGtag